From Geotalea uraniireducens Rf4:
TCAAAAACATCAGGAGGAACGACACCATGAATTTCGACTGCATACCACGCGAAGACCTGCATGGCATCCTCTGCCACATGCCGAAAGCAGAACTGCATATTCACATCGAAGGCTCACTGGAGCCGGAACTGATCTTTGAACTGGCAACTCGGAACCGGATTCAACTCCCCTACCCGACCATAGATGAACTGCGTGCTGCCTATGCCTTTACGGATCTGCAGAGCTTTCTGGACATCTACTATGCCGGGGCCAGCGTGCTGCAAAAAGAAGCGGATTTCTTCGACATGGCCTGGGCTTACCTGAAGCGAGCCAAAGCCGAAAATGTAGTACACGCAGAAATTTTCTTTGATCCCCAGACACATACGGCCAGAGGAATTCCATTTGAAACGGTAATCAACGGACTGGATCGGGCAATCCGTCGCGGCCGTGAAGAACTGGGACTGAGTGCCTCGCTGATACTCTGTTTCCTGCGCCACCTGAGTGAAGAGGACGCTTTTGCGGCGCTGGAAGATGCTCTGCCGTTCCGCGACAAGTTCATCGGGGTCGGCCTTGACAGCAGCGAGCGCGGAAATCCGCCGGAGAAATTTACCAGGGTATTTGCACGCTGCCGGGAGCTGGGACTGCGACTGGTGGCCCATGCCGGAGAAGAAGGTTCAGCCGAATACATAAGCCATTCCCTTGACCTGCTGAAAGCGGAAAGGATCGACCATGGTGTGCACTGCCTGGATGATCCGAAGCTTGTCGCACGACTGGTACAGCAACGCATACCATTGACAGTATGCCCCCTTTCCAACGTAAAACTTTGCGTGTTTCCGAGTCTTTCCGCTCACAACATCGGCAAATTGCTGGCTGCCGGCATTGCAGCAACTATTAATTCAGACGATCCGGCCTATTTCGGTGGATACCTGAACCGGAATTACACCGCTACATTCGCAGCACTGCCGGGGCTTGGGGCAAAAGAGGCTTACCAGCTGGCTCGCAACAGTTTTGAGGCCAGTTTTGTGAATGAAAACATCAAGGAAGGATGGATCAGGGAGCTTGATGAATTCTTTACGCATTATAGGGAAAATGAGGGAAAATGGCTTCCACTTTGACAAGTTGAATTCTTCCCCGAAATCCGAATACCCAAAAGAAACAGGCTGCTCCTGTTAGCCGCCCATATCCTGTGGCAACGATGAGAGGGCAGGTCATGGTTCGTCTCTTCAACTTCCTGCTGCGGGTGTTGCGCGGGTTCAAACGCAACCAGGGGCTCTTGTTGTCCGGCGCTCTTGCCTATTATACCCAGTTGTCAATTGTGCCCATGTCGATCCTTGCCCTCATTGTGCTGACGCATTTCATAGAAGAGCAGCAGTTGATTCACACCTTGTCAACGTACCTGGAAATGGTGATCCCCGGCTATAGAACTTGAGCGCAAACCCGACGAATCGACCAGGGAGGAACAATCGGGATTTGAGACACGATGATGTCGTATCATGTCATTTCGGACTCTCCTCAGCTCTCCTCATCTTTGCCCCAGAAGAATATCATCTGCGGGGTTGTGGCGCTATGCTCATTAATGAGCTGCTGGGTGCTGACAAGTTCCCATCCAACCTTGGCCATGCTATGCAGGTGATCTTGTAAATCAAGTGCCAGGAGATCATTTACAGGGTAATGCTTGGTTGTGAATGTATATGCTTTCGCCATGACCGCCTCTCCATCAATCTTTTTCCCAGAAAAATCAGCGTTGTCCGGTTTGGTTTTTGCTTACGTCCCGTAGGGACAGAATACTGGTAGCCGGGGAATTCATTCCCCGGTCATCCAGGCGAAATATCATCACGTCACGTACGTGACGTGGGGAAATATAGCATCTCATCCGGGGGATGAATCCCCCGGCTACATTCAAACGCCCCTAATGGGGCTTAACAACCTTGATGCACAAACCAAACCGGACAACGCTGCAGAAAAATAGAAATAACCGCTCTCTTTGATGACATTAACCATCCTCCACCCGTCTTGTGCCATCTGGTTCAGATGCTGCACCATTCCTTCACGGATGACTTGGTTGGTAGGAGGTTCGTGCAGCGTAATGGTGTATTCTTTAGCCATTGTCATTCT
This genomic window contains:
- a CDS encoding adenosine deaminase; this encodes MNFDCIPREDLHGILCHMPKAELHIHIEGSLEPELIFELATRNRIQLPYPTIDELRAAYAFTDLQSFLDIYYAGASVLQKEADFFDMAWAYLKRAKAENVVHAEIFFDPQTHTARGIPFETVINGLDRAIRRGREELGLSASLILCFLRHLSEEDAFAALEDALPFRDKFIGVGLDSSERGNPPEKFTRVFARCRELGLRLVAHAGEEGSAEYISHSLDLLKAERIDHGVHCLDDPKLVARLVQQRIPLTVCPLSNVKLCVFPSLSAHNIGKLLAAGIAATINSDDPAYFGGYLNRNYTATFAALPGLGAKEAYQLARNSFEASFVNENIKEGWIRELDEFFTHYRENEGKWLPL